The Psychrobacillus sp. FSL K6-2836 nucleotide sequence TATTACTCCATTTTTAGAGCAAGAAAAAAATTGGAATGAGCAAAAGAAAGAAAAGTATGAGCGACTATTAATGCAAGCTGATTACCATACAAGTGTCACTAAAAAGCCGTATGAAGCACCCTGGCAGTTTATAGAGAGAAATAAATTCGTTGTTCGTAATTCGGATGGAATGTTAATCGTATACGACGAGGAAAATGAAGGCTCACCGAAGTTCATCAAAAAATTAGCCGAGCAATATGCCGAAAAAAATGATTATCGATTAATCGTCATTAATGCATATGACCTCCAAGTAGTGGCAGAAGAAATAGCTGAAGAAGGAAGGAATCAATTTCTATGATTACAAACAAACTCTCAAAAAAAATCGAAGAAGCAACAAACAATGAAATAGCGTTAACTATGGAGGAAAAAGATTTTGCAGAAAGAAATCAATTACTACCTGAAGGATTAAATGTTATGGAACAAAACTTATTTAGCGATGCAATTATCGAAAGATACATCAAAGAAACGGATGAGTTAATATCTAAAGAATCTACAGTTTTTTTACAAACACCTGTTTCCTATTTTAAAGACAATATTCAAGAATATGTTTTTTTAGAAACTAAGGTTTTGGACGTTGTTAGCGTTGATGCAATTGCAGTTGAATACGATGAAGTATTTGAAGTTTACACTGCAATGTTCGGTCTATTTATCCAAAAAAAATATTCATCAGAAATTAGAGCGTTTTTAGATGACCACTACAACTCAGAGAAAATGCAATATAGTATGATGTTTGCTGGTAATGAAGGTTTATGGGAAATTAATTTACCTATAAATTATTTAAAAGGTTTCGATGATTCCTTTACTATTGAAGAAGTTTATCAATTATTATACTCATTAATCTTTAAATTAGTTTCGACTATTAAATAAACGACAAACAATCCCAATATAAATAAGTTGGGATTGTTTTTATTTTTATAGCTTGCATATTTTATATTCTTTTGCTCAAACTACAAAGGATGTTTCATCACATTTTCTACAAGGAGGAAAAATTGGAATGACACAAAACCCATTCGGTCAAGGACAAGGGCAAACGCATCAAAATATGCAAACAGGTAATATCCCACAAAATATGAATCATGGTGGACATGAACTTTTTGACGTGCATGAAGTTCTATCGACAGTAGTATCTGGTTTAAATTTAAAAACGCTACTCCGTCCACATGTGAAAGACCAAGAATTGCTAAATATTTTGGATCGTCAATATGCTTTTGCGTTAGATGAATATAATATTACTGTAGAATCCTTTAAAACTGGTACAGATCCATCCCACGCTACTACCAGCTACAAAATGCAAACTGGAAATGATTTTATATATGGCATTAAACCTTCACAACCTAAAAAACCGATCCAATCTGCCAATGAACTTTCGGATGAAATCATTTCAGGATATCTTCTTGGCGCTGCAAAAGCCTCCGCTACTATTAAAACCTCCGCTGCATTAGAAACAACGAATCCCGTTGTTCGCCGAGTGCTAGCCGACTCAATTCCAAACTGTATCGAAATGGCTTATGAACTTGCCATTTATCAAAACAAACATCATTATTATCAAGTTCCACAGCTGGATCAGCAAAGTATGCAAGCTTTGTTAAATTCCTTTGCTCCTGCTCAAGGAAAAATGATGAGTTAAATTTTATATCTCGTCCCATTCATTTGGGCGAGATATTTTTTATTCAATTGTTTCTCTCTGTTAATAACGTATAATAGCTATATTAGTTATTAATGAAGAAATGGGTGGAATTTATGCGAGTAGCAATTTTTGATTTTGATGGAACTATCTATGCAGAAGAAACATTTACATTACTAATGAAACACCTAAAAGAACATCCAATCTATCAATCCTCATATAAACGCTTTTATCGTGCAATTGTCCCACCGTACATAGCAAACAAGCTTAAAATATATCCTGCTAGCAAAATGAAAAAAAGATCCATGCAATTATATTTAGAAGCATTTGAAGGTCGTACAAAACATGAAATGGACTTATACTTTGAGGAGATTAAAGCAACAATGCAACAAGATTTTAACAAAAAAGTGATAGAAAGACTGAAGCTTCATCAGCATGATAACATTCATGTTTTACTTGTATCTGGTGCTTATACACAATTTTTAGAGCGTGTGACAGATGGAATTGTGTTTAATCATATAATTGGAACGGATATATGTTATAAGGACGATAAAGTCTTTACCAAGAATGTACTTACCCATGTAAATGGTGAACAAAAAACGTTGAAGGTTCAAGAAGCTTTGAATGGGCATCAGATTGACTGGGAGAATAGTTATGCATACGGAGATAGTTTTTCAGACTTGCCCGTTTTAAAGTTAGTGGGAAATCCTGTTGCAGTTAGACCTGAGGAAAAGCTTCGAAAACTAGCTAGAGAGCGTGGCTGGGAGATTATGGACTAGGCTACGGTATCATTGGAATCTCCTTGACTCATTGATCGTTTATTAATGAGTATTGATCAATTGCATTTCAAGATTGATCAATTATTCCTTGTATTCAACCGATTCTTCCGCGGATTCTAGCGATTCTTTCACACATTCTAGTGATTCTTTCACATATTCTGGCGATTCACACTTATATTCTACCGATTTTTACAAACATTCTACCGGTTTAACAGTTTTAGACTATCGCACACTTTCTACTTAATTGCCAACCGATCAGAAAAAGTGACCTAGCCACTAAAAGACTAGGTCACTCGGTTAAGTAAGGCGTACATTTACATTTTTAGTTTGCAAGTAAGATTTAATCTCTCCTATTGTATAATCTCCGTAGTGAATCATTGATGCGACAAGAGCTGCATCGGCTTTCCCCTCTGTGAAGACTTCTTCTATATGTTCGATTTTTCCTGCTCCACCCGAAGCGATTATTGGGATATTTACTTTTTCAGATAACAGCTTGATCAGCGCTACATCATAACCGTTTTTCATGCCGTCTTTGTGGATACTTGTACAAATTATTTCTCCGGCACCTAGGTCAGCGGCTTGCTGTGCCCATTCAACAACATCCAGTCCCGTTTTCTCATGACCAGAATGTGTGTAAACTTCCCATCTAATAATTTCTTCGTTGTCATTATAAATTGGCATGGCATCTAAACCTAAAACGACGCATTGCTTACCGTAAATATCCGCTGCTTCTTTGAGTAATTGTGGACGTAGAACAGCTGCCGAGTTGACTCCAACCTTGTCCGCTCCTGCTCTAAGTAAATTTTTGAAGTCCTCTACTGTCCGTACGCCACCGATTACAGAAAATGGAATATTTACTTGTTCAGCAACTCGTTGAATCCATTCTAGTTTTAAATCTTGGTTTTTCAAGGATGCCGTAGTGTCAAGATAGATTAACTCATCTGCACCATCTTCTGTATATTTTTTACCAAGCTCGGCAGGATCACCTATAATAGTAGGATTTCTAAATTGAACGTATTTAACTGCTTGATCATTTAATACATCAATAGCTGGAACAATTCGTTTTCTTAGCATATTATTTATCTCCTTGTTTACAGTAATTATCTAAAAGCTGAACCCCGTACTTACCACTTTTTTCTGGGTGAAATTGTACGCCCATTACTTGTAAATTACCAATAACCGATGCAAAATTTAAACCATAATTTGTTTCACCTAAAATATCTTCCTGATTCTCAGGTTTTGCAAAAAAGGAATGAACAAAATAAAAATCCGTTTCATCTGGAATATTTTTAAATAGAAAATGATTTTGAACATCCTTCACTTGGTTCCAGCCCATATGTGGTATTTTCTCCGATTCATCGGTAAATTCAGGTACTGACCCTTTTAGTAACCCTAGACAAGGCACATTCCCTTCCTCGCTCGTTTCCAATAAAAGCTGCATACCAAGGCAAATACCCAATAGTGGCGTCCCTTCTGAAACTCTCGCTTTTAAATAATCACTTAGACCGGTGCTATCCAAAACATCCATAGCAACTTTTGCGTTTCCAACCCCTGGTAGGATTAGCTTAGTAATCTCATCGGTATGATCACTTGCACACGTAATGAGTTTCGTGTTATACCCTAACTGTTTAATCGCTTTTAATACACTATGTAAATTTCCAGCTCCATAATCAATAATTCCAATCATGTCATTGCCTCCAAATTCATTATGTAACTATTATGACATCTATTGAAGAAAAATAAAACAAAAACTTTAGTACACTAGCATAGTAAAACCGGTCATGAGACTATGACCGGTTTATTACTTACATATTCATTTACACGTTTTGCTACTTCTTGCCCTTCTTTAATAGCCCATACGATTAAACTTTGACCTCTTCTAGCATCACCAGCTGTAAAGACTCCCTCAACGTTTGTTAAGTAATCTTTTGAAGATGCAGCAATTTTTTTATTCGTAACCCGAACACCAAATTGATCTGCTAAAGTTGTTTCTGGTCCTTCAAAACCAATAGCTATAAATACAAATTGAGCTGGCCATACTTTCTCTGTTCCTGGAACTTCTTTAAAAAAGTAAAACCCATCTTCTCCAAGAATTTTTTCCATTTGGATCGTATGCAGTTCTTTTACATTTCCATCGTCATCTGAGATAATTTTCTTCGTTTGGATTAAATATTCTCTTGGATCTTTTCCATACTTTGCATCTGCTTCTTCATAAGCATATTCTAGTTTAAAAATAGTTGGGTCAGTCGGCCATTGATTATCGTCTGCTCGAGTTACTGGAAGCTGTGGATGCTTACCAAATTGGACAACACTTCGACATTTTTGGCGAACTGCGGTTGCTACACAATCAGCACCTGTATCCCCACCTCCAATGACAATTACATCTTTTCCTTTAGTATTAATAAACTGATCATCCTTGAAATTGGAATCTAACAAACTTTTTGTAGTTGTAGTTAGATAATCCATCGCAAGATGTATCCCTTTAGATTCACTGCCTTCCATATGAAGAACTCGTTGTTTTTGCGCTCCTATACATAAAATGACAGCGTCGTATTGTTCCTTTAAATGCTCCGCTGAAATATCCACTCCAACCTCAGTATTCAGGATAAATTCAATACCCTCCTGCTGGAGTAAATGAATTCGACGTTCAACAATATCTTTTTCTAGTTTCATATTTGGTATTCCATACATTAGAAGACCACCTGCTCGATCTGAACGCTCAAAAACGGTCACGGAATGACCTGCCTGATTAAGGTCATCAGCACTTGCAAGTCCAGCAGGACCAGAGCCAATAATAGCTATTTTCTTACCAGTTCTTGATAATGGAATTCGTGGAACTATCCAGCCGTTTTCAAAGCCTTTATCGATAATAGTCCGCTCAATATTTTTAATAGAAACTGCTGGATCTGAAATAGCCAGTGTACACGAACCTTCACATGGTGCAGGACAAACTCTACCTGTAAACTCGGGAAAATTATTAGTCATAAGCAATCTTTCTAGCGCTTCCTCCCATTTCCCTTTGTAGACAAGATCATTCCATTCTGGGATAAGGTTATTTATAGGGCAGCCTGAAGTAGCACCCCTAACTTCTATTCCCATATGGCAAAATGGAGTTCCGCAGTCCATACATCTTGCCCCTTGTTTTTGTAAAGATTTATCCGTTAGCTTGGAAGAATATTCTTTCCAATTGCTTATACGTTTGAGAGGGGCCACCTCTTTACCTTTTTCACGTGTATATTCCATAAATCCTGTAGGTTTTCCCATGAGTATCTCCCCTCTCCTTATTTTTTTGCTAGTTCTTCTGTTTTTTTATCCTTCACGATTGAAGTTCCCAGAAATGCCTGCATTGCAGCAGCATCATCTGTTAGCCCCTGTAATTTAAACGACTGGATTTTTTCCAACATTATTTTATAATCATTCGGTACAACTTTCACAAATCGACCAGATGCTTCATCCCAGTTATCCAATAAATTCATTGCTTTTGTACTCTTCGTATAATAATAATGATCCATTATTAATTGGCGTACAGCATGTAGTTCATCTGCAGTTTGAATCTGTTCAAACCCAATCATTTCTGTATTACATTTTTCTTTAAAACCGCTCACGTCATCTACAAGTACATACGCAATTCCGCCAGACATTCCTGCCCCGAAATTTTTCCCTACATCCCCTAAAATGACAGCACGGCCACCTGTCATGTATTCACAGCCGTGGTCACCAATACCTTCAACAACAACATCTACTCCACTATTTCGAACTGCAAAGCGCTCCCCAGCACGTCCATTTATAAATGCAGTTCCGCTCGTTGCTCCATAGAGAGCAACATTCCCAGCAATAACATTTTGTTCCGCTTTACCTTGAATAGGAGCTGTTACAATTAGTTTCCCACCAGATAATCCTTTTCCAAAATAGTCATTTACATCGCCTGTAATATACATCGTCATCCCTTTTGGTATAAATGCACCAAAGCTTTGACCAGCTGCGCCTGTAAATCTTAAAACTATAGAATCATCAGTTAATCCTCTTGCACCATATTGTTTAGAGATTTCACTTCCAATTATTGTTCCTACAACACGATCTCTGTTGGATATTGGAAAGTACATTTCAGCTTTTGACTGACTATCAATCACCTTTTTCAACTTAGGCAGTAACACTTTCATATCAAATGAATCATCAATTTTATGATCCTGCTGAGTTCTCCATGTTCTCGTTCCTTCTGGTTGATATAATAGGGCATCTAGATTTAGCTGTTTTGCTTTCCAATGAGCTTTAGCTCGCTCACTAACCTCTAACACATCTGTACGACCAACCATTTCTTCGACTGTTCTAAAGCCTAATAATGCCATGTATTCTCTTACTTCTTCTGCTACGAATTTCATGAAGTTAACTACGTAATCTGCAGTTCCCGTAAATTTATCACGGAGGTCTGGATTTTGTGTGGCAATTCCAACTGGACAAGTATCTAGGTGACAAGCTCGCATCATAATACATCCCATTACAATTAGTGGTGCAGTTGCAAATCCATATTCTTCTGCTCCTAGTAGAGCTGCCATTACAACATCTTTACCTGTCATTAATTTCCCGTCAGTTTCTAATACTACCCTCTCACGTAAACCATTTAACATTAATGTTTGATGTGCTTCAGCAAGTCCTAGCTCCCAAGGAAGACCAGTATGTTTAATGCTCGTTTTAGGTGATGCCCCAGTTCCACCATCATATCCACTAATTACAATTACATCAGCTGCGCCTTTAGCTACACCAGCTGCAATTGTGCCTACTCCTGTTTTTGCAACAAGTTTAACACTAATTCTAGCTGCTCTATTGGCATTTTTTAAATCATGAATCAGTTGAGCCATATCCTCAATGGAATAGATATCATGATGCGGCGGTGGAGAGATTAAGCCTACTCCAGTTGTAGACCCACGTACATCTGCAACCCAAGGATATACTTTGTTGCCTGGTAATTGCCCGCCTTCTCCTGGTTTTGCACCTTGTGCCATTTTGATCTGTAATTCATTTGCTTGAACGAGATAATGACTTTTTACTCCAAATCTACCAGATGCAATCTGTTTAATAGCACTTCTTCTGTTATCACCATTAGCATCTAGTTCATAACGACTCGGATGTTCGCCACCTTCTCCACTATTACTTTTACCACCTATGCGATTCATCGCAATCGCTAGTGTTTCATGTGCTTCTTGACTTAGCGAACCATATGACATTGCACCAGTTTTAAAGCGTTTAACTATTTTCTCAACGGATTCTACTTCCTCAAGCGGAATACTTTTAACTTTTTTATCGAACGTTAGTAGATTCCTTAAAAATCCAATGCGTTCTTCGTTTGCCATTTCTGCATATTGTCTATATAAACCATAATCGCCTCTTCTAGTTGCCCATTGCAGCGTATGGATCGTTTTAGGATTAAATGCATGATGTTCTCCCGTACTTCTCCACTGGAAATCAC carries:
- the gltD gene encoding glutamate synthase small subunit, whose product is MGKPTGFMEYTREKGKEVAPLKRISNWKEYSSKLTDKSLQKQGARCMDCGTPFCHMGIEVRGATSGCPINNLIPEWNDLVYKGKWEEALERLLMTNNFPEFTGRVCPAPCEGSCTLAISDPAVSIKNIERTIIDKGFENGWIVPRIPLSRTGKKIAIIGSGPAGLASADDLNQAGHSVTVFERSDRAGGLLMYGIPNMKLEKDIVERRIHLLQQEGIEFILNTEVGVDISAEHLKEQYDAVILCIGAQKQRVLHMEGSESKGIHLAMDYLTTTTKSLLDSNFKDDQFINTKGKDVIVIGGGDTGADCVATAVRQKCRSVVQFGKHPQLPVTRADDNQWPTDPTIFKLEYAYEEADAKYGKDPREYLIQTKKIISDDDGNVKELHTIQMEKILGEDGFYFFKEVPGTEKVWPAQFVFIAIGFEGPETTLADQFGVRVTNKKIAASSKDYLTNVEGVFTAGDARRGQSLIVWAIKEGQEVAKRVNEYVSNKPVIVS
- a CDS encoding spore coat protein, whose translation is MTQNPFGQGQGQTHQNMQTGNIPQNMNHGGHELFDVHEVLSTVVSGLNLKTLLRPHVKDQELLNILDRQYAFALDEYNITVESFKTGTDPSHATTSYKMQTGNDFIYGIKPSQPKKPIQSANELSDEIISGYLLGAAKASATIKTSAALETTNPVVRRVLADSIPNCIEMAYELAIYQNKHHYYQVPQLDQQSMQALLNSFAPAQGKMMS
- the hisH gene encoding imidazole glycerol phosphate synthase subunit HisH, which gives rise to MIGIIDYGAGNLHSVLKAIKQLGYNTKLITCASDHTDEITKLILPGVGNAKVAMDVLDSTGLSDYLKARVSEGTPLLGICLGMQLLLETSEEGNVPCLGLLKGSVPEFTDESEKIPHMGWNQVKDVQNHFLFKNIPDETDFYFVHSFFAKPENQEDILGETNYGLNFASVIGNLQVMGVQFHPEKSGKYGVQLLDNYCKQGDK
- the hisF gene encoding imidazole glycerol phosphate synthase subunit HisF — protein: MLRKRIVPAIDVLNDQAVKYVQFRNPTIIGDPAELGKKYTEDGADELIYLDTTASLKNQDLKLEWIQRVAEQVNIPFSVIGGVRTVEDFKNLLRAGADKVGVNSAAVLRPQLLKEAADIYGKQCVVLGLDAMPIYNDNEEIIRWEVYTHSGHEKTGLDVVEWAQQAADLGAGEIICTSIHKDGMKNGYDVALIKLLSEKVNIPIIASGGAGKIEHIEEVFTEGKADAALVASMIHYGDYTIGEIKSYLQTKNVNVRLT
- a CDS encoding DUF1273 domain-containing protein translates to MIKRLLITGYKAHELGIFNESHEGIPIIKKAIETQLRVLLDEGLEWVILGGGQGVETWTAELILELKDEYPHVKYAIITPFLEQEKNWNEQKKEKYERLLMQADYHTSVTKKPYEAPWQFIERNKFVVRNSDGMLIVYDEENEGSPKFIKKLAEQYAEKNDYRLIVINAYDLQVVAEEIAEEGRNQFL
- a CDS encoding HAD family hydrolase, which produces MKKWVEFMRVAIFDFDGTIYAEETFTLLMKHLKEHPIYQSSYKRFYRAIVPPYIANKLKIYPASKMKKRSMQLYLEAFEGRTKHEMDLYFEEIKATMQQDFNKKVIERLKLHQHDNIHVLLVSGAYTQFLERVTDGIVFNHIIGTDICYKDDKVFTKNVLTHVNGEQKTLKVQEALNGHQIDWENSYAYGDSFSDLPVLKLVGNPVAVRPEEKLRKLARERGWEIMD
- a CDS encoding branched-chain amino acid aminotransferase; protein product: MITNKLSKKIEEATNNEIALTMEEKDFAERNQLLPEGLNVMEQNLFSDAIIERYIKETDELISKESTVFLQTPVSYFKDNIQEYVFLETKVLDVVSVDAIAVEYDEVFEVYTAMFGLFIQKKYSSEIRAFLDDHYNSEKMQYSMMFAGNEGLWEINLPINYLKGFDDSFTIEEVYQLLYSLIFKLVSTIK